AGACGGCATATTGAGAGGAGAAGTTGGAGATGCATTGTTTGAGTTTTGAAGGGAGAGGGTTTCCATAAAGTCAGGTTTGTGATTTGTGGACGTTTCGAAAAAGATTATTCCATTTAAGGTGTATAGTTTTGGAGTTGTGTCTCGTAGAGCAGGCATGTAGAGGAACTTAGTAGGTGAATTCCTTggatttgaatttgaggaTGTCACGTTATGCCCTACCGACGAGAGTCGTTCAGGACGAGCAACGTTGGTGGGTTGACAATTTACATTTTCGTCAGCCAGAGTGAACTCCAGGTCGATTGGGGGACTGATGCTCAGTTCTTGCTCTGTGGAATCGTACATTGAGATCATAGATCTAGATCTCGTTGCCTTCCTTACTATGGGATGTTCCCATTGAAACTGAGAGGAGGGTCCATCGAAGATGACCGAATGACGATACCATGAGTTTCTGGATGTCATTGGAGAAGTCCTTCTAGGTAGAGGCTGATCCAAGGGAGGAACTGGTGCCAATTCTGTGTTGGTGCAATATAGTTGCTCTTTCGAGGAGGACCTCAGATCTGGTGCTGCCTTACAGCTCGTGAGTTCCCGCATAGTGCCAGCAGCGCTAGACACTTCAGAAGCACATACGTCAATGGGGGACATTTCACCAACGGTTTGTGGATATTTATGTGTATGTGGATGTCTATAGATAAGTGTATGCCTCTTGGTATGTAGTGTGATTCGAATGTTCCCTTAATGGATGTTAATACGATCCCAATCAAGAAAAGCAATTAAAAGTGAATTCACATataaaaatacaaagacGCTTACATGTTAAACGTTAAACGTGCATTCTGTATTAGAAAAATGTCTAGTTCAACGGTTGCTATTTAGATCCGATTATCTGCAGGTACATTGAAATAATGGCACCATTGAattcgaaaaaaaaaaacaaacaaacaaacaaacaacaaatccCAAAACGGGAAAACAACACAAGCAGCCAACCCGCgcttgaaaaagaaaaaaaaggggggggggggcaAAAAAACTTGCCCTGTTtgctttttgtttttctccattttttttttgcttttctccatttttttttctccattttttttttgttttgtcaaAATAAGACACGTTGAATTTTAAAAAAGGGCGCGCATTGGCGTCAGCGGGAAGAGCGAAAAGTACACCAGTAGAGTCAAGAAATGGAACAGGACATGTAAATTATAATCAACTATGGAAATAGTGATACAAATAATGGAGGCAAAAGAACACCAAATACGGTTCCTTTCCCTTACTTTACCTATAACTTCATTACAATTTTTTCCCAGGAAACGTTTACAAAcgtttttatttttttattttgaaggCTTTGAAAGAATCCAGACACATCTGCATATCTACACAGCCTATCCTCGCTACTGTTGTATTAATTGAAACGGCAATTCTATAGACTAGGTggatttgtttctttccttATATCCAATTGAACCCAATACAGTACATACAGCACCCACCAGAATCACAATGAAGATATACTACACGGGGGTTCTCCGTCCAGAACAGGGACACACGGTATCCCTTGCCGAGGCCAAGGACCTCTcctctttctcctttttcCAACGGGGGTCGATTTCGCAGTTTATGTCCTTCTTTGCTCAAACCATTGCCGAGAGGACCGCTGCTGATCAGAGACAgtctgttgaagaaggcGAGTACGTCGGCCACGTCTATGTGCGCCCAGAAGGTATTGCCGGCGTCTTGATCACCGATAAGGCGTATCCAATTAGACCGGCATTCACTCTCCTTAATAAGCTCTGTGATGACTTTCTCTCACAGCACCCGCTAGACTCGATTAAGGACATGTCTCCACAGGACGGTGACACCCCAACGGCGTTCCCGCAGTTGGAATCGATGCTTGCCCAGTACCAGAACCCTCATGAGGCCGATGCGCTAATGAAGGTCCAGCATGAACTCGACGAAACTAAAATTGTGCTTCAGCAGTCCATTGAGAATGTCTTACAGAGAGGTGAAAAACTAGACTCTTTAGTCGATAAATCAGAAGCTCtaacttcatcttcaaagacTTTCTATAAACAGGCGAAAAAGACAAACTCTTGTTGTGTCCTTATGTAATGTTCattcttgatttgtttgTCATATGTTTGAGTCTAGTCTACCTTACTCTTTACAAATCAGGTGCTTTTTCCCCCCAATTCTTTCCTATAATGTTTTTTTAGATTAGCAGCCGCATTAAGCTTAGGTAACTATAAAGACAGCGCAATATAAGGTGTTCTATCCAACTTATAACTCGCTCGGAGTCCTTGATGTGTTTTCCGTGCCTCCCTCCATTTTGGACCTTGTCCCTCACCTTTCTTCGTTTTCCCGCatcttttattgatttagcctgtttttttcttccatttaGTAAGCAAAAACCCTAAATACTCTCTGCTTGTGATTTATCTTTACTCTTTGTATAGTTGCACTTTGTTCAACAAGGATTCTGCTTTGAACAACACTCCCTACTGCTTACAAAGAATGTTCTACGCTGCCAGACAAACCGCCAGGTCTGCATTATTTGCGTCCAGACTCTCCGCTGGTGCAAGAAGAAACCTCTCTGCTCGTAGAGCTCCTCCTACATCCCAAGGATATGTTCCTCTAATAACCGTATCGGCATGTGCCATTACTTCGGCGTCCATGTACTACTACTTCACCAGCAAGATCAAGAACGAGTCTGAGGAGAAGAACCTTGAAAATGCGTTGGAAACCCCCGTTGACGTCGATGTCGTCGAGGTCATCGAGGTGGAGGATCCAGAAAAGGGTATTAATGCATCTCCTGAAATggttgaagttattgaaacCGTTGTTCTAAACAAGCCCGAGGTCGTTGACGCCGTGGAGTCCACCGAGGAGCTAGTTGAAGTTGTTCAAGAGGCTGCAGACGTTGCACAGGACGTGATTGATTCGATTCCTGCAGAAGAGGCCTTGGAAGAAGAGGCACAACAGCAGGGTGCCTTTAACGAGGAAACCGGAGAAATCAACTGGGACTGTCCCTGCTTGGGAGGCATGGCACACGGTCCATGTGGCGAGGATTTCAAGGCTGCATTTTCTTGCTTTGTCTATTCCAAGGAAGAACCAAAGGGTATCGAATGTATCGAAAAATTCAAGGCAATGCAAGATTGCTTCAGAAGATATCCAGATGTTTACTCTGAAGAATTGAGAGATGAAGAAGTCGTGTCCAACAATGTcagagaaaagaaacaatcCAAGCTAGATATCGATATTTACGGTGCAGCACAAAAGAAGATTGATGACTTTAACAAGAAATAGACACTTATTCCAACCTCCAGgtagaagaaaagaaagaaaaaaaaaagaaaagttcTGACATTTCAAACCCTCCCATCTTGCTGAGACACAAACTTATAAATAGCAATTTATATACAGATCGTAGTGTTTTATATTCATGTACTTAAAACCACTCACTACTCCTAAATCCTTCTCACACATTGACTACCAGTCTATGCTGTTCTATACTATACACTCTTTTTCACTGAAACAAATCGTCCAAAGAAACGTACTCCTTTTTGTCGGTATCGAAGATGAGTTTAGGCTCAAAAACTACAGAAAAAAGACGCTTGTCGGAACTTCGTTTCAGTTGATATACTTGTTTACCTTCATACACCTTACCGTCTAAAGGAATTATTGGGATCCCTCTCTTTTCGCATTCCATAAAAAGGAGATCCTTCATACTCTTTACCTCATTCCGACTCATCACCCTTTCTTTCTTATCCGTATTAGGCTCTCCATCATGGTTGAGA
The window above is part of the Pichia kudriavzevii chromosome 1, complete sequence genome. Proteins encoded here:
- a CDS encoding uncharacterized protein (PKUD0A07800), which encodes MSPIDVCASEVSSAAGTMRELTSCKAAPDLRSSSKEQLYCTNTELAPVPPLDQPLPRRTSPMTSRNSWYRHSVIFDGPSSQFQWEHPIVRKATRSRSMISMYDSTEQELSISPPIDLEFTLADENVNCQPTNVARPERLSSVGHNVTSSNSNPRNSPTKFLYMPALRDTTPKLYTLNGIIFFETSTNHKPDFMETLSLQNSNNASPTSPLNMPSPQNNNIAASLVDPELISVSAKTVFSSQTTLNTNCRTSLYFV
- a CDS encoding uncharacterized protein (PKUD0A07810; similar to Saccharomyces cerevisiae YKL196C (YKT6); ancestral locus Anc_4.303), which translates into the protein MKIYYTGVLRPEQGHTVSLAEAKDLSSFSFFQRGSISQFMSFFAQTIAERTAADQRQSVEEGEYVGHVYVRPEGIAGVLITDKAYPIRPAFTLLNKLCDDFLSQHPLDSIKDMSPQDGDTPTAFPQLESMLAQYQNPHEADALMKVQHELDETKIVLQQSIENVLQRGEKLDSLVDKSEALTSSSKTFYKQAKKTNSCCVLM
- a CDS encoding uncharacterized protein (PKUD0A07820; similar to Saccharomyces cerevisiae YKL195W (MIA40); ancestral locus Anc_4.302) gives rise to the protein MFYAARQTARSALFASRLSAGARRNLSARRAPPTSQGYVPLITVSACAITSASMYYYFTSKIKNESEEKNLENALETPVDVDVVEVIEVEDPEKGINASPEMVEVIETVVLNKPEVVDAVESTEELVEVVQEAADVAQDVIDSIPAEEALEEEAQQQGAFNEETGEINWDCPCLGGMAHGPCGEDFKAAFSCFVYSKEEPKGIECIEKFKAMQDCFRRYPDVYSEELRDEEVVSNNVREKKQSKLDIDIYGAAQKKIDDFNKK